A section of the Telopea speciosissima isolate NSW1024214 ecotype Mountain lineage chromosome 3, Tspe_v1, whole genome shotgun sequence genome encodes:
- the LOC122654850 gene encoding protein RKD1 — translation MDNHSLKSWSGHEMVTYEEDPFMFLDQLSPSDLSGYYTPMSWQWEFPITYNMFDVIPWIESSFLTDPLLDGFLTYPEELFIGYGNSCGVCDEPSIKYESHEEIVSYKSSREDGEELMKEKSKKFKKCREEKKSKSSPNELTRNAISRYFYMPITQAAKELNVGLTQLKKRCRELGIGRWPHRKLMSLQTLINNIQEMGQKKGEVNEAKLRNAVKLLEQEKKLLEEMPDSELEENTKKLRQACFKANYKKRKLMEMVEVDLDSSATTTSTACMETYLKLKGQREKRVKHEFFY, via the exons ATGGATAACCACTCTCTCAAAAGCTGGTCAGGTCATGAAATGGTAACTTATGAAGAAGACCCATTCATGTTTTTAGATCAACTATCCCCATCAGATCTCAG TGGGTATTATACTCCAATGAGTTGGCAATGGGAATTCCCCATTACATACAACATGTTTGATGTAATTCCTTGGATTGAAAGCAGTTTCCTTACTGACCCTCTGTTGGATGGCTTCCTTACTTATCCAG AGGAACTCTTCATTGGATATGGAAATAGTTGTGGAGTCTGTGATGAACCCAGCATTAAATATGAGTCCCATGAAGAGATTGTGTCCTACAAAAGTAGTAGAGAAGATGGGGAGGAGCTAATGAAAGAGAAATCTAAGAAGTTCAAGAAAtgcagagaagagaagaagagtaaaAGCAGTCCAAATGAGTTGACTCGGAATGCCATATCTCGCTACTTCTACATGCCAATCACTCAAGCTGCAAAAGAGCTAAACGTTGGCTTGACACAATTGAAGAAAAGGTGTAGAGAGCTGGGAATCGGTAGATGGCCTCACAGGAAGTTGATGAGCTTGCAGACCCTCATCAATAACATTCAG GAAATGGGgcagaagaaaggagaagttaaTGAAGCAAAGCTGAGAAATGCAGTAAAGCTATTGGAACAAGAGAAGAAGTTATTGGAGGAGATGCCAGATAGTGAACTAGAGGAGAACACAAAGAAGCTTAGACAAGCCTGTTTTAAGGCTAACTATAAGAAGagaaagcttatggagatggtGGAGGTGGATTTGGATTCTTCTGCTACAACCACTAGTACTGCATGCATGGAGACATATTTAAAATTAAAGGgtcaaagagaaaaaagagtcAAGCATGAGTTCTTCTATTGA